The following proteins are encoded in a genomic region of Glycine soja cultivar W05 chromosome 17, ASM419377v2, whole genome shotgun sequence:
- the LOC114392948 gene encoding probable receptor-like serine/threonine-protein kinase At5g57670 isoform X2 — protein sequence MVLPSPAKILVGLSLDPDDNKELLSWAIRVLANPNDTIVAVHVLVVADKKKRVSVRRRQSQLRQAKAYVISVLGEFVQCCWSKQVNLEARVALNSSVGEGLVEEAKSISADYLLIRGSRNRTNKIGTSKGITKYCFEHAHDGCTMVSVGRLTKANQSANSNSTRFQDKRQPSSRWFKKDNQYGKGTSPVLKDYISGSKAQNRSPRTVLNGLEGQSNSTEDDTFSTRVSSTTYTPSSSDSKRRSKIRKPQFSFRFIASFLASPFRSKNFSISKNEKRQPLLKCFSYEQISNATKDFHRDNLVGRGGYSEVYKGDLSDGRSIAVKRLAKDNKDPNKEKEFLMELGVIGHVCHPNTATLVGCCIENGLYLILNYSQNGNLATTLHGKAGDSLDWPIRYKIAIGVARGLHYLHKCCKHRIIHRDIKASNVLLGPDYEPQITDFGLAKWLPNKWTHHAVIPVEGTFGYLAPEYFMHGIVDEKTDVFAFGILLLEIVTGRRPVDSSKQNLLLWAKPLMESGNIAELADPRMEGKYDGEQLHRVVLTASYCVRQTATWRPPMSEVLELLTSGQESEIGKGWRIPKFISEELDDYSMVFGYDVPSDISLEDYL from the exons TTGTTGCGGACAAGAAGAAGCGTGTCTCGGTCAGAAGAAGGCAATCACAACTTAGGCAGGCAAAAGCTTATGTTATATCTGTGCTTGGAGAATTTGTACAATGCTGTTGGTCTAAGCAG GTTAATTTAGAGGCCAGGGTAGCACTCAATTCCTCAGTTGGTGAAGGTTTAGTGGAGGAAGCCAAGTCCATCAGTGCTGACTATCTTCTTATCCGTGGCTCGAGAAACCGAACAAATAA aaTTGGAACTTCTAAAGGAATTACCAAGTATTGCTTTGAGCATGCACATGATGGGTGTACAATGGTCTCAGTTGGGAGACTTACAAAGGCAAATCAAAGTGCCAATTCAAACTCAACACGTTTTCAAG ATAAAAGACAACCAAGTTCAAGATGGTTTAAGAAGGATAACCAATATGGCAAGGGTACCTCCCCTGTTCTAAAGGATTATATATCAGGAAGCAAGGCTCAGAACCGTTCACCAAGAACAGTACTAAATGGTCTAGAGGGACAATCGAACAGCACTGAAGATGATACCTTCAGCACTAGGGTCTCAAGCACCACGTATACCCCATCGTCATCGGATTCTAAGAGGCGATCCAAGATAAGAAAACCACAGTTCTCGTTCAGGTTCATAGCCTCATTCCTTGCTTCACCATTTAGAAGCAAAAACTTTAGCATATCCAAAAATGAAAAGCGTCAGCCTTTGTTGAAGTGCTTCAGCTATGAACAGATATCCAATGCTACCAAAGACTTCCACCGAG ATAATTTGGTTGGACGAGGTGGGTACTCGGAAGTATACAAAGGTGATCTTTCAGATGGACGAAGCATTGCTGTGAAGAGGTTGGCCAAGGACAACAAGGATCCTAACAAGGAAAAAGAGTTTCTTATGGAGTTGGGTGTTATTGGACATGTCTGCCATCCCAATACTGCAACTTTAGTGGGCTGCTGCATTGAAAATGGGCTTTATCTGATTCTCAATTACTCTCAAAATGGAAATTTGGCTACTACACTCCATG GTAAAGCAGGAGATTCACTAGACTGGCCAATCAGATACAAAATTGCCATTGGTGTTGCAAGGGGTCTTCATTATCTTCACAAATGTTGTAAACACCGAATAATTCACCGTGACATTAAAGCCTCTAATGTTCTTCTGGGTCCTGATTATGAACCACAG ATTACCGATTTTGGGCTTGCAAAGTGGCTTCCTAACAAGTGGACCCACCATGCTGTGATCCCCGTAGAGGGCACATTTGGATACTTAGCGCCAGAGTACTTTATGCATGGAATCGTGGATGAGAAAACAGATGTTTTTGCATTTGGAATCCTACTTTTGGAGATTGTAACTGGACGGAGACCTGTTGATTCATCGAAGCAAAACCTTCTCCTATGG GCAAAGCCTCTTATGGAATCAGGGAATATTGCTGAGCTAGCTGATCCAAGAATGGAAGGAAAATATGATGGAGAGCAACTGCATAGGGTAGTTCTAACGGCTTCATACTGTGTGAGACAAACTGCCACGTGGCGTCCCCCAATGAGTGAG GTATTAGAGCTGCTAACCAGTGGCCAAGAGAGTGAGATTGGAAAGGGCTGGAGGATCCCAAAGTTCATTTCTGAAGAATTGGATGATTACTCTATGGTTTTCGGATATGATGTACCCTCAGACATATCATTGGAGGATTATTTGTGA
- the LOC114392948 gene encoding probable receptor-like serine/threonine-protein kinase At5g57670 isoform X1 has product MVLPSPAKILVGLSLDPDDNKELLSWAIRVLANPNDTIVAVHVLVVADKKKRVSVRRRQSQLRQAKAYVISVLGEFVQCCWSKQVNLEARVALNSSVGEGLVEEAKSISADYLLIRGSRNRTNKIGTSKGITKYCFEHAHDGCTMVSVGRLTKANQSANSNSTRFQADKRQPSSRWFKKDNQYGKGTSPVLKDYISGSKAQNRSPRTVLNGLEGQSNSTEDDTFSTRVSSTTYTPSSSDSKRRSKIRKPQFSFRFIASFLASPFRSKNFSISKNEKRQPLLKCFSYEQISNATKDFHRDNLVGRGGYSEVYKGDLSDGRSIAVKRLAKDNKDPNKEKEFLMELGVIGHVCHPNTATLVGCCIENGLYLILNYSQNGNLATTLHGKAGDSLDWPIRYKIAIGVARGLHYLHKCCKHRIIHRDIKASNVLLGPDYEPQITDFGLAKWLPNKWTHHAVIPVEGTFGYLAPEYFMHGIVDEKTDVFAFGILLLEIVTGRRPVDSSKQNLLLWAKPLMESGNIAELADPRMEGKYDGEQLHRVVLTASYCVRQTATWRPPMSEVLELLTSGQESEIGKGWRIPKFISEELDDYSMVFGYDVPSDISLEDYL; this is encoded by the exons TTGTTGCGGACAAGAAGAAGCGTGTCTCGGTCAGAAGAAGGCAATCACAACTTAGGCAGGCAAAAGCTTATGTTATATCTGTGCTTGGAGAATTTGTACAATGCTGTTGGTCTAAGCAG GTTAATTTAGAGGCCAGGGTAGCACTCAATTCCTCAGTTGGTGAAGGTTTAGTGGAGGAAGCCAAGTCCATCAGTGCTGACTATCTTCTTATCCGTGGCTCGAGAAACCGAACAAATAA aaTTGGAACTTCTAAAGGAATTACCAAGTATTGCTTTGAGCATGCACATGATGGGTGTACAATGGTCTCAGTTGGGAGACTTACAAAGGCAAATCAAAGTGCCAATTCAAACTCAACACGTTTTCAAG CAGATAAAAGACAACCAAGTTCAAGATGGTTTAAGAAGGATAACCAATATGGCAAGGGTACCTCCCCTGTTCTAAAGGATTATATATCAGGAAGCAAGGCTCAGAACCGTTCACCAAGAACAGTACTAAATGGTCTAGAGGGACAATCGAACAGCACTGAAGATGATACCTTCAGCACTAGGGTCTCAAGCACCACGTATACCCCATCGTCATCGGATTCTAAGAGGCGATCCAAGATAAGAAAACCACAGTTCTCGTTCAGGTTCATAGCCTCATTCCTTGCTTCACCATTTAGAAGCAAAAACTTTAGCATATCCAAAAATGAAAAGCGTCAGCCTTTGTTGAAGTGCTTCAGCTATGAACAGATATCCAATGCTACCAAAGACTTCCACCGAG ATAATTTGGTTGGACGAGGTGGGTACTCGGAAGTATACAAAGGTGATCTTTCAGATGGACGAAGCATTGCTGTGAAGAGGTTGGCCAAGGACAACAAGGATCCTAACAAGGAAAAAGAGTTTCTTATGGAGTTGGGTGTTATTGGACATGTCTGCCATCCCAATACTGCAACTTTAGTGGGCTGCTGCATTGAAAATGGGCTTTATCTGATTCTCAATTACTCTCAAAATGGAAATTTGGCTACTACACTCCATG GTAAAGCAGGAGATTCACTAGACTGGCCAATCAGATACAAAATTGCCATTGGTGTTGCAAGGGGTCTTCATTATCTTCACAAATGTTGTAAACACCGAATAATTCACCGTGACATTAAAGCCTCTAATGTTCTTCTGGGTCCTGATTATGAACCACAG ATTACCGATTTTGGGCTTGCAAAGTGGCTTCCTAACAAGTGGACCCACCATGCTGTGATCCCCGTAGAGGGCACATTTGGATACTTAGCGCCAGAGTACTTTATGCATGGAATCGTGGATGAGAAAACAGATGTTTTTGCATTTGGAATCCTACTTTTGGAGATTGTAACTGGACGGAGACCTGTTGATTCATCGAAGCAAAACCTTCTCCTATGG GCAAAGCCTCTTATGGAATCAGGGAATATTGCTGAGCTAGCTGATCCAAGAATGGAAGGAAAATATGATGGAGAGCAACTGCATAGGGTAGTTCTAACGGCTTCATACTGTGTGAGACAAACTGCCACGTGGCGTCCCCCAATGAGTGAG GTATTAGAGCTGCTAACCAGTGGCCAAGAGAGTGAGATTGGAAAGGGCTGGAGGATCCCAAAGTTCATTTCTGAAGAATTGGATGATTACTCTATGGTTTTCGGATATGATGTACCCTCAGACATATCATTGGAGGATTATTTGTGA